The window CATAGTTTTAAACCTAATTTCGATTTcttttatatcaatattttcCTTCATTTCCTTCATCACTTCAGCATATGTGGTATCTGTATTGGATGTTATCTTTAGTGCTTCGCCTTGGTCATACTTTTCTTTGCCTCTTTCTCGTTTCTTTTCGGCGTTTGACCTTTTTCCATTCATCTGTTTCTGTGCTTTTAATTGTAGATACTCCATTGCTGAAAGATGTCTGTGTGGTTCTGGTGGTGTCCGATGTTATTTGCTTCTCTGTTTGATTTAGACGGTTGGGCGATTTCGATCTAGATTTTCTAGTTCTCTTGCCCTTTGCTAATTTGTTTTACATACTGTTTACTCCTCTTGCAACTTCTCTCAAAACAATTTAGGAGACCTATAGCTTCTGCTGTCTTCTCATATAAGGCCAATGCGCAGTTTATATCATCACATACTGATTTGTGTATGTTCCTGGCAGTTTTTATGACTTCGTGTGCAGAACATATTCTATTCCCAAGTTGCACTAACATTTCAACAAATACTTTCAGTTTCCAATTCTGCTGAGGAGGAGCTCATTCGcaggttgttgttattttagttgATAAATTGTCGATTGAATTGTCCTGTTTCCCTACTTCTTCGATACTtctcttctatctatctacctatctatctatctatctatctatctatctatctatctatctatctatctatctatctatctatctatctatctatctatctatctatctatctatctatttatctatctatctatctatctatctatctatctatctatctatctatctatctatctatctatttatctatctatctacgtatctatctatctatctatctatttatctatctatctatctatctatctatctatctatctatctatctatctatctatctatctatctatctatctatcaatataTCCAAAAAGTAATATTCGTCTTCCCTTTTGAATTAGTTAATTTAATGCATGTTACATCAAATCCTAAGTAAAACATCTGGACCGCCATCTGTCTAAACAGTGCCTTAATGGAAAATCGAATCCATGACCCCCAGTCTAACCAGAGCCACACTCATTCTAAAaagaacataataaaaaatCGTATGCAAAATGAATTTtggtttgtaatttattttattaattttttatttctattaagtGGTTgacataaacattaataaatcgAAATGTATTCGAAAAGTAATCTaatgtattaaaattgtttgcaaTTGCAGTTTTTGATGTACTTTATATTTATCGATACAtcattgattttttatataagatgtttttgtttgtaatttgttaatatatttttctgttcTGATACAttattacatatattatttatatgtatacaattattaaaattcaggATGTAAATTTTGCAGTCCAAGAACTCggtaattactttttttgtttgtttgtttaaaccAAATGAATACACACAATGAACTTTGTAGTTTAAggtttatttcaattaattcgcTGAATTTGCTGGTTGATGGATGATTTAGCGTGGTACAGAAGGCTGCTGTTGAGAATTTATAGAATATAAATGTGTCCCAGCGTTAACGAGGCAACATAGGTCGTGACAAACGTGGCTGTTAGATTTTTAGATAAGGTTGGCAGATCGGGTTATTTTTATATGTGGAGGATGCTAGAAAAGTTCTTaagatcaaatttttttttaataaaagaaaaacaaaaaatattaaaaaaacacttttttaaataaatgttaattaaaataatatactacaaaaattttaaagaaaaaattaattctttttttcgtGGAAATTAGAAAACCTAATATTTGTTAGAGCgaacaataagaaaatattaattgaaatatttttaacgtAATGTaagtatacaaaaaaatattttgcaaaatgtttgcttctatatgaaataaaaaatatttcaaaaaatattaattattgtttaaatttaaaaaaaagaattttgttaagGATTTGCTTgattttttctcaaataataagcaaaatattttgaatttttatacatgtgtataataattgttgattttttagaTATCTCGCAATTATTGAGAGATTTGGACTATACTATGTATGTTTTCTTCTAAAAAAAGAAGTATGGGAGAAAAACGAACGATGTTACTGTATATGTGTGTGCATCAGCCTAAAAAACCATATTTGATAATTATCATAAACATCAAGTAGAAATATTGATGATAAAATGTGatctgcaataaaaatatataccgCCACCTTAATAACGACGTCGATCACGGCTACGTGAACGTCGTCTATCACTGGATCTGTTGCTGCGACGATGATCTCTATCCCTATCACGATCACTTTGTCGATTGCGTTCTCTTTCACGCTCTTTTTCACGTTCCATTTCCCGTTGTTTAAGacgttgtttttgttcttctaaACGTTTTTGACGGAATGCTTCCTTTTCAGCAATCTACTTATAACAAacgaaaattaaagtaaatattaaatacgTTACAAATGTTTCTAACACACCTGTTCTGGTGTTAATGGTAGCCAATAAATACAAGGTGTGGCTTTAGTCTTACGAAATAGATCGTCTAATAGTCTTAATGGGGGATCttcctttttcttttgtttacgtactaaaattttaagttaattgaaattcattttcaatatttacagtaaaaattttagattaatATACCTGGTGATAGACTGCTACTTCGAACGTCTCTTTCACGTCTTTGTCTACGTTCCTTTTCTCGGTCAATTCGTTCGTTTTCACGATTTCTTGACATATTACGATCCCTGCTACGGTCCCGACTACGATCCCGACTGCGATCACGGCTACGGTCACGGCTGCGTTCTCGTCGTCTATCCACATCCCTAGTTATCTTCTCACGATCCAAGTTCTCCTTCTTACCAACATCCCATTCGCGCACTGGACGAGAGCCctttataatgaaatacaagtttttatatacaatttttaatttttttctaaattatctGCATCTGTTgtgattttaaattgatttattaaatttgtttttttaattttttaatatacctTTTTATCATCTTCCTGACGCTCCCTACTCCAGCCCGATCCAACTAAAAGATTGTCTTTATTGGTTTCTTGTCCAAACTTAGGTGCATCTTCCTTTGTTGAATCTATAGCTTTAAGCAtatcatttttaataccaaaatcAACATTTAAGCATTTTGGATTTGATGCTGGCCAGCGTACACCATGTAATGCATGACGGGTTTCAATGGCTTGACTAAAAagattaactttttattaatatgtataatgctaaattttaattataaaaaatccgCATGATTTGTtatctaaactattttatataaatcggACAATGTTTAGAACTGACCTAAAATTGAAATAGAATTAAACATGAACTGAAATGGAACCAAACCCGaattgaacttaaactgaactcgaactaaattaaactagaaatgaattagaactgaactagaattgaactagaactgaattaaaactaaactagaattcaactagaactgaactagaactgaactagaactgaactagaactgaactagaactgaatagaactgaactagaactgaactagaactgaactagaactgaactagaactgaactagaactgaactagaactgaactagaactgaactagaactgaactagaactgaactagaactgaactagaactgaactagaactgaactagaattgaactagaattgaactagaattgaactagaactgaactagaactgaactagaactgaactagaactgaactagaactgaactagaactgaactagaactgaactagaactgaacttgaattagaactgaacttgaattagaactgaactagaactgaactagaactgaacttgaactagaactgaactagaactgaactagaactgaactagaactgaactagaactgaactagaactgaactagaactgaacttgaactgaactagaactgaactagaactgaactagaactgaactagaactgatttagaactgaaataaaactgaaataaaactgaactagaactgaactagaactgaactagaactagaactagaactgaactagaactgaactagaactgaactagaactgaactagaactgaactagaactgaaataaaactgaacggGAACTacagtagaactgaactagaacagaactagaactaaactagaactgaactagaactgaactagaactgaactagaactgaactagaactgaactagaactgaactagaactgaactagaactgaactagaattgaaatagaaactAAAACCGTACAAAAACTAACAAGAACGTAACTGTCTTATTGCAATAATAATTGACAAAATAATTGATCTATTTTGAGAATTCCTTTTTTAATGCAAactgcttattttttaaaatcgcGGTTTTGGATCAATCAAatctttgtttcaaaaaaatttcgattacgcaaaatatgtaaatttaatgtaaaatactAAACATATGAAAAGGAAGAAacttattatataataaaaaagtgtctagtacagttctagcaTTTAGTTTCGCCAGCAACAGTGAATGGATAGTTTATAACAATACTTTAGGAaggtttatattataaatttacatacTAACAACATATACTTACTCCTCCGTTTCGTATTCTACATAACATTTGGATTTAATGCGATCGATCCAAAAACCATTCTCAACAATTTTACCCGTACGTGCAAGTAAACCCTTTAACTGTAAAACTGTGAAAGGACGTACTAGATTTGTTATGAATAAAACACTGCTGGCTTGATTTCGGGCCGGACTAGGTGAACGTTGAATGGAGGCGGGTACAGCACCAACAACTGGAACCACTTGATTAACTTGACgactattttcttttaaagacttTGTTATTAGTTTGGAGGTCTTTTCCAGTTTATCAATGGAATCACGACGTCGTTCCGGCTCCGGTGTTGGTGACTGTTCGCCTTCTTCGCGTTCTGATGCCAATTCTTCAACTTCCGAAGAAGACTCTAACTGCACATCGCTCAACGGCACAGGATGAACGTCGGCAATAAGAGTCTTCAACGAATCTGTGGAAATGGCCAGAATCTGTTCTTTGCTCTCAGTGGCTTTCTTAGTTATCCAACGGCGTTTGcgggttgttgttgttgttgctgttgcatttGAGTTGATATTGTGGCGACCTGTATCAGCTGCTGCAGTAGTATTAGAGGATTCATTAGTTTTACCGTCTTGAGTGTTGTTTACCTCCTCCGACTTGTGATGATCCTTGGTGTCCTTCGAAGCTGCTGTTGAACCTTCTATCGAGTGTCGTTTCAATATGCGTTCCCTCACCTGAGCTCTCATATTGTTTTCATCATCAGATTTATTGGCTTTCTCAACAACTTCACCCTCTTCCGTTTCGTcctcatcatcattattttcaCATTTCTTAGCGGCTGCGTGTTGTTCCTTTCGCTCACTACTATTGCTACGTGATCTTGGTGAATTATCACGAGTATGAAGTTTTACTTCATCTTGGTCATCCTTGTCATGAATTTCATTCTTATTACTTTTAATAGAAGAATGAgattcatcgtcatcatcaacgTGTTTTTCCTTGTTATTTGTGTTAACTTTGTTGATTTCATTGACATTTTCCTTGGTATCTTTCGGTTCCTCCTCTACCTTTGTTGGACTGTTATCATTAGCGTTTTCATGTGTATTTGTCTGGTTACTTTCTTCCTCCTTAGCAAtatctttgttgtttttttctggcGAGGGTTCTGCCGCtttattttcttcttgtttGGCGTCTTCATTATCTGCCTTCTTACTGGGTTGACTGTTGTCAACGCCCTCTATATTGGattcattttcattattaacCGCACCATTTTCTTCTTCgataattgtatttattttattttccggTGTAATTTCACGTCTGGTACGTCGCTTAGCCGGACTAGTACGCAACTCCTTAACGGGAGTTCTCATACGCGAGCTACGCCTACGTTTAGTTTCTGAACGCTCCTCACTAGAATCTCGTTCTCTTTCACCGCCACTCTCCTCTGCATCGTTGTCCAAaggtttttcatttttcaattcattATTCGATTCGGCACTCTTGTCCTCCTCTGAAACCGAGTGAGACTTGCGGCGACGATTTGTACGACGTGATGCCGGGGCTGGTGAAGATACATctgtagatttttttctttcactcCGTCTACGcattttttcaattgaaaataaactcaCAAACTACAAATATAACCAACAATGTTTCAGTTTTTAAtatgcaaaaacttttttaattattaaattcacgtttaataaacaaaactttagtttatttttcgttttttcttgtGAAAATTCAATTAATGCTTTCACAAGCGGGGAACCATCTTTTTTTGCTCGGTACGTTCAGTGTAGGAAAAACGATTATTTCATAGTGTTGCCACATTGCACGAAAATTACATTTGtcattttgtactaaaaatattacCAGATAATTTGTGTACAAAACCGTCAAATATTGAGGAAATCGTTAAATTGCTATGCAAATATTTcgccatattttttataatttacagaacatttaaatttatgaaattttacaatataaaatcaattgaaatgTAGCCGATGTAAAACTTTGCTCAACGTTCGTTCTTTTATCACTTCAAACCAAGGCGAATTGaaataaggtggtgttatttaATCAgctgttaattttttctttattcgcCATGTATACActgctgtcaaagtttgttattgtttacatttttatatttaaaattgtccgttaaacggagaaaaactggttaatattttcaattatttatgtaaaaaatataataatttgcaCACGATATTCTATGGTACCagagacgaagtctattgacaatggttaacatcggtccattatatcacctagcccccatacaactgaacccccgaatagggcttgtaaaccttgtaatcaaactacaggtcgcaatttttggcACACGATCTTCTGTTACCGGAGACGAaccctgttgaaaatggttaacatcggtccattatttcacctagcccccatacaactgaaccggagtaatagggcttttaagttcataattatgtttaatatactcttaTCTCAACAAAAAGACCCCTTCAAAAAAGAATAcgggaaaaataatattttttgaatttgagTTTTCCCTAGTGAGTTATAGAAAgtcaaagttaaattaaaatgtaccaccaatattttttatgattctttttttttttgtaaaatgtcttCTTAAACTTCtttcaatacaatacaatttaaatctGCATAGTCCGATCtcctaaaatacaatttttttggcCATTAAATGAAGCTGTTTTAAACGTTGTTAAAAAGCACTTTTTAATTCGACAAAACCACGGAAAGGGTTAAAAtcgttgaaaaattaaaaactaaacgtagttgaaaacttagccgacttacagtcgattttaagccgccgccgttaatatttgtcggcgcagggctCTGTGCGCAAGTCTCTGAGAACCGGCGAAATGTCAACGGGTTTAAGGCGCTGTGTTTACCAACATTGGTTAAAAAACcgtaatttaagtaaatttataagaaaacaaaaatattgttccaCAAAAACGGCAAAAATAGACGCCGGAGAGACCGTGGAAGACCTCAAATACTATGCCgactttaaaaagttaataaaatccTCAAAAACAGATCATAAAGATGGACACACGTGCTTGCAAGTACCATGTAAGCTTTGCAAAAATTCCTCGGCTGATAATTGGGCTTATGTAAATAAACGTACTGGAAGTTTTAATTGTCCAAACTGTGATGTAAGAATGTCTTTATTGCAAGCTAAAAATGCTTATGAAAAATCAAAACATGTTATAGATTATCAAAAGGAAACTTCTAAAGTTTATAACACAAAATGCCGCCAACTAACTGCTGTACCCGGTAATATATGTGACAGTTTGCAAATAAAAGGTTTAAAATTGGTGGATTTTGAAATGTTAAACTCGGGTTATGATGCCGAACTAAATGTTTTACAGTTTCCATTGACAAATGCTGGACAAAGAATAGTGGGCGAGAAATGGTTGCATTTAGAAGATGGTAGAGAGGAATGTTTTCAAAACAACAATTCATCGGGAGTCTTATTATATGGTTCATCGAACAAACAAAAAGCCATAGTAGTGGCAAACTTACTGGactttttggttttaatatcTCAGCGTATTGATACACGTAAATATTTCcctttgaataaatttaattagattttttatatttaatattttttcagatGCTATTGTCTGTTTACCATATGGCTTAAAAAGCCTGCCACAAGAATCTTTACCTGCTTTGGAACACTTTAAGGAATTGGTATTATGGTTTAAGTGTGATTCTACGGGTTGGGATGTTGCCAAAACGTTTGCCAATAAAATGGATGAAAAACGTTGTCTTCTCATACGACCCACCGTTGCTGAACCCTGCCCATTTGAAGCACATAGAAAACGTTTAAATATAAGGGGTATTTTGCAGAGAGCCACGCCAGTGCGGCACAAATCAATTACAACTTTTAATTCTCTGAGAAATGACGTCCTAAGTGAATtgcaaaatatagaaaaagtgaATGGTGTTAAATGGAAACGGTTTCCCATACTTAATAAACTACTTAAAGGACATCGCAAGGGAGAGTTGACTATAATAACTGGACCTACCGGTAGTGGTAAAACTACATTTATGAGTGAATATTCATTAGATTTGGCATTGCAAGGCGTTTCAACACTATGGGGTTCATTTGAAATTAGAAATGCCCGTTTAGCATCAACTCTGTTAAGGCAATTTGTGGGATActcattagaaaaaaaattacatgaaTTCGATCATTGGGCTACAGAATTTGAAAAGTATCCCATGTACTTTATGACTTTTCACGGACAACAACCGCTGAAAATCGTAATGGAAGCGATCGAACATGCCCACTATGTCCACGATATAAGTCATGTTATAATAGATAATCTACAATTTATGATGGGTATTTCAAATACCTATCGTACGGACAAATTTTGGGAACAAGACAATATAATTGCGGCATTTCGTGCTCTTGCTACTAAACACAATGTACATGTCACCTTGGTTATGCATCCACGCAAAGAAAGAGAAGAAGATGATTTGACTACTAGTTCCATATTTGGTTCGGCCAAGGCTAGCCAAGAAGCGGATAATGTTTTAATTATCCAGGATAAGCGTTTGACCAGTTTAaagggcaaaaaatatttacaaattgttaaaaatcgttACAGTGGCGATTTGGGGATAATGCCATTGGAATTTAACAAAGAAGCTTTAAGTTATGCCTACTCGGGACAAAAGAAAAAGGCTAAGGAAAAGGACCCGGAAACACAAACCCAAACAGAGTCATGAGAGTcatagtatttatattttgttaaacattacaCATTACtattaataattgttattgCTAATTTTTACTAAGATTTAAGAGCATAATTACTGTACtgttaaaagtatataaaaaatagttttgatattgaatacaacaacttttttgtattttacgttgaactttgtttataatttttggtaCTCATTAGCTTTTTACCACACATGGCACATATAGCTTTTTTGTAGGCACATGCTTGACAATAGTGCGATCCAGCTTGGTGAACTTTTTGACGGCAAATTCTGCAACGTAAAAATACAACGTAGATTAGAAATGCAAGTGCGATTGTAAAATTTtcgtaattatttaaatttatactagTCGAATGTTGGTGTAGggaataaatatttagtttaaaaccaTTTacacatttgtatataaaaatgtttccaaCTTTAACTTTATTGAACATAaccaattatttaaacattaccGGCATGGTGGAAGTGTTTTTCCAATGGGATTAAATCTATCCTTGGCAGAAGACAATGCTTTGTTTTCATTGATTTTGCGAGCGGGTCCTGTTTTCCAGGGATCTGGAGTGGCAATTTTAGCCAGTTTTGCTTCACATTTTTCACAAAccattttataaagtttttaaaatatttatatgattttatgtttttgtttgtttacaattATTATAGTACGAACATTCATAGTAATGTGATAGCCTCACTTTTAgtacacttttataaaaaaaaatgtttttacgtAAGATGTGGCAACACTATGGTTTGCAGCTCTTCAACAGTGATAAAAATATTccgtttttttcaagttttaccAAATTATAGgtaatttaaaatatcacaGTTTGAATAAAGGCGAATTTAATTGAGGAAGTTGCAACAACCAAACTTGTCTTGTATTTGGTAGGCAGTGGTGTCAAATACCTCATACCTTGTTAATCTTTCCTTAACAGATTTAAGTTAATCAAATTATTTACAcagtgtatataaaaaattattgttagatTCGATAGTTTTTAATACTTGGctataacgtagaagtcagcgTCCGCCAgcagtttaaataaaacatttaaaatacaatattgtttaattactTAACATTTAATTTGCGTATACATACTAAGGACCTGCACAAgtcaacaataatgcgacaatttgctAAAAATGTTCCTGTGCTTATGAAGACAAGTACAAATTGTAGCATTATTGTTGCCTTGTGCTGAGATTtaatacataccaattatgtcattatttaaatttagcgaacgaaaaataaataacaccaccttatgtGAACTCGCCTTTTATGCCATTTTTATAGCGATTTCTTTAGTGTTGCcagaagaagaaaagaaaaagtaaaagagaagaatattaaaattatctaaattatCATTATTGTTTCTGCTATTTTATTCGCATTCGGTTTTTTGCGCGTTGTTGCAGcagaagaagaaaagaaaaagcaGAACAAGATTTTCATTTTCCGATTTTTTCATTTGTGAGCatgttttaagaatttattaatttagataacaaaataaacataaaataactattacattaaaaactctataaaaatataattttttgaaaatggtaagtgaaaaactttcaaagaattttaatgcattaaaaagagaatcgattttttatcattttctttttaacccTTGTAAATTTTATACAGGGGGTATTGGCTGCAGACAAAAGAAtagataaaaattttgtgtttactCGTTTTGTTTTACTTCCAAAATGAAAACTATGCATTCAAAATTGGCTTGCATATTTgtctcattttttttgtttgttctcaTTTTAGTCGAAGAAAATGTCTCGTTATCCCAGTGATCGTAAAGTTTATATTGGCGATCTGGGAAATAGTGCTCGAAAGAATGAATTGGAATATGCATTTGGTGCGTACGGTCCATTGCGTAGTGTTTGGATTGCACGCTCTCCGCCAGGATTTGCATTTGTTGAATTTGAAGATGCACGTGATGCGGCCGATGCCGTAAAGGGTTTAGATGGTCGTACTATATGTGGCCGCAGAGCTCGTGTAGAATTGTCTACCGGCAAGAGCACAAAAACTGGTGGCGGACGTAGTGGTGGTGGAGGTGGCGGCGACCGTAGAGGTGGTGGTGACCGTTATGGCGGCAGTGGCGGCAGAGGTATTGGTGGCGGTAGAAATGGAGGAGGTGGTGGCGGTGCTGGTGGAGGCGGTGGTGATAGCAAATGTTATGACTGTGGAGACCGGGGACACTATGCACGTGATTGTCATCGTCATGGTCGTAGCAGAAGGCGGTAAGtggttttatttatgttaatagttCATACCTTTAAggtatatttatgtacatcaGATATgtgtaa of the Lucilia cuprina isolate Lc7/37 chromosome 2, ASM2204524v1, whole genome shotgun sequence genome contains:
- the LOC111681717 gene encoding mitochondrial DNA helicase isoform X1, producing the protein MSTGLRRCVYQHWLKNRNLSKFIRKQKYCSTKTAKIDAGETVEDLKYYADFKKLIKSSKTDHKDGHTCLQVPCKLCKNSSADNWAYVNKRTGSFNCPNCDVRMSLLQAKNAYEKSKHVIDYQKETSKVYNTKCRQLTAVPGNICDSLQIKGLKLVDFEMLNSGYDAELNVLQFPLTNAGQRIVGEKWLHLEDGREECFQNNNSSGVLLYGSSNKQKAIVVANLLDFLVLISQRIDTHAIVCLPYGLKSLPQESLPALEHFKELVLWFKCDSTGWDVAKTFANKMDEKRCLLIRPTVAEPCPFEAHRKRLNIRGILQRATPVRHKSITTFNSLRNDVLSELQNIEKVNGVKWKRFPILNKLLKGHRKGELTIITGPTGSGKTTFMSEYSLDLALQGVSTLWGSFEIRNARLASTLLRQFVGYSLEKKLHEFDHWATEFEKYPMYFMTFHGQQPLKIVMEAIEHAHYVHDISHVIIDNLQFMMGISNTYRTDKFWEQDNIIAAFRALATKHNVHVTLVMHPRKEREEDDLTTSSIFGSAKASQEADNVLIIQDKRLTSLKGKKYLQIVKNRYSGDLGIMPLEFNKEALSYAYSGQKKKAKEKDPETQTQTES
- the LOC111681729 gene encoding serine/arginine-rich splicing factor 3; the encoded protein is MSKKMSRYPSDRKVYIGDLGNSARKNELEYAFGAYGPLRSVWIARSPPGFAFVEFEDARDAADAVKGLDGRTICGRRARVELSTGKSTKTGGGRSGGGGGGDRRGGGDRYGGSGGRGIGGGRNGGGGGGAGGGGGDSKCYDCGDRGHYARDCHRHGRSRRRHTRSRSRSASRGRNRSHSRSASRSHSRSVSATRETSRKARETYGRTRENGRGENGDSYRYSDDERNGGAGAAAVDSPSPKRRYEDDSPSPKRSTHSKRSRTESRRHGGGGGSSISRSRSNSHRD
- the LOC111681717 gene encoding mitochondrial DNA helicase isoform X2 produces the protein MLNSGYDAELNVLQFPLTNAGQRIVGEKWLHLEDGREECFQNNNSSGVLLYGSSNKQKAIVVANLLDFLVLISQRIDTHAIVCLPYGLKSLPQESLPALEHFKELVLWFKCDSTGWDVAKTFANKMDEKRCLLIRPTVAEPCPFEAHRKRLNIRGILQRATPVRHKSITTFNSLRNDVLSELQNIEKVNGVKWKRFPILNKLLKGHRKGELTIITGPTGSGKTTFMSEYSLDLALQGVSTLWGSFEIRNARLASTLLRQFVGYSLEKKLHEFDHWATEFEKYPMYFMTFHGQQPLKIVMEAIEHAHYVHDISHVIIDNLQFMMGISNTYRTDKFWEQDNIIAAFRALATKHNVHVTLVMHPRKEREEDDLTTSSIFGSAKASQEADNVLIIQDKRLTSLKGKKYLQIVKNRYSGDLGIMPLEFNKEALSYAYSGQKKKAKEKDPETQTQTES
- the LOC111681730 gene encoding cysteine-rich PDZ-binding protein, whose translation is MVCEKCEAKLAKIATPDPWKTGPARKINENKALSSAKDRFNPIGKTLPPCRICRQKVHQAGSHYCQACAYKKAICAMCGKKLMSTKNYKQSST
- the LOC111681727 gene encoding apoptotic chromatin condensation inducer in the nucleus, translating into MRRRSERKKSTDVSSPAPASRRTNRRRKSHSVSEEDKSAESNNELKNEKPLDNDAEESGGERERDSSEERSETKRRRSSRMRTPVKELRTSPAKRRTRREITPENKINTIIEEENGAVNNENESNIEGVDNSQPSKKADNEDAKQEENKAAEPSPEKNNKDIAKEEESNQTNTHENANDNSPTKVEEEPKDTKENVNEINKVNTNNKEKHVDDDDESHSSIKSNKNEIHDKDDQDEVKLHTRDNSPRSRSNSSERKEQHAAAKKCENNDDEDETEEGEVVEKANKSDDENNMRAQVRERILKRHSIEGSTAASKDTKDHHKSEEVNNTQDGKTNESSNTTAAADTGRHNINSNATATTTTTRKRRWITKKATESKEQILAISTDSLKTLIADVHPVPLSDVQLESSSEVEELASEREEGEQSPTPEPERRRDSIDKLEKTSKLITKSLKENSRQVNQVVPVVGAVPASIQRSPSPARNQASSVLFITNLVRPFTVLQLKGLLARTGKIVENGFWIDRIKSKCYVEYETEDQAIETRHALHGVRWPASNPKCLNVDFGIKNDMLKAIDSTKEDAPKFGQETNKDNLLVGSGWSRERQEDDKKGSRPVREWDVGKKENLDREKITRDVDRRRERSRDRSRDRSRDRSRDRSRDRNMSRNRENERIDREKERRQRRERDVRSSSLSPVRKQKKKEDPPLRLLDDLFRKTKATPCIYWLPLTPEQIAEKEAFRQKRLEEQKQRLKQREMEREKERERERNRQSDRDRDRDHRRSNRSSDRRRSRSRDRRRY